A region of the Bremerella sp. JC817 genome:
TGGATGAAGAATGAATAAATGGACACCTCGCGCACGAGGCTTCAATGCATGATGGGGAAAGAACTTAGCGATGCGTCAGACGATGGGGCGTCGTCAGTCAACGTTCGTAATTTTGCATGAAAAATTGAAGTTCGTCTTGAATGAAATCAACTTGACATATGCAGAATTAATACAAATTCGCACCTACTGACGAACACGTTTACCGAGAACCTGTAGATCAGGCACGACTAAAGAGGACTGGATCAACCGACGACATTTCACCACTCATTAAGGGAAAGAAAGGCACATGGCGAACCCAGATCGAGAGTAACGCAGCGAGTTTTTACGCTGCGCGAAAGACGATGACAGGGACAAGATTGTGATGCTGAAACAACACAATTGGAGCCAAGAGAGCCCCCTCAAATGAACCAGTATTGTAGAAATATGCACACCGGCCGATGCAACGATCGCGACAGCTTAGATATGTCGCGTCGGGCGATGTGGACCTGGCTCGAAGACGCAAATGACCGCGAGAATGACAAACACAATGCTTCCCGCCAACCAGAAGCCGGAGCCGCTGGTGATCTCGTGCACTAAGTGAACCGTCAGCACGACGAAGCTGGTCACGGAAGCAACCTGGGCCAATTGCTGATTAGCAGTATCCCTGGCAAAACGAACCCAGATAACGCTCAGGATCGCACATGCGTATAGAATCGCAGCAAACCACCAAACCTGTAGTGGAATATGAAAGGGAAACATCCAGGGTCCAATCGTTGGAGCTATTTTTCGAATTCATTTCGAGAAGGCCAAGTTTTACTAAAGTCGACCCATTTCCCAAATACGAATTCGACAAGCTGGCATCCACAAAAAAAGGCACGTCCCGAACCACGAGACGTGCCCTGTGTTATCTATCGACATTCGTCGTTGAAAACTATTTGATCAACTTGCCGAGCTCGGTATCCAACTGCGAAATATGTAGGCTACGACTAACGACCTTACCGTCAGGACCAATCAAGATCATCGTTGGCAAAGTCAGCACGCCCATCTCCAAAGCGTAGCGGCTATCGAGGCCACCTTCTTCGTACAGTTGCGGCCACGGCAAACGATTGGCAGTGAGGAACTGCTTCAGTTCGTCTTCCGACGAATCGAGGCTGACACCAACCAACTGGAAGCCACGAGCACCATACTTGGCCTGCATCTGACGCATGATGGCCATGTCGTCTTTGCAAGGCTCGCACCAGGTAGCCCAGTAGTGAACCAGAACCGGGCGGCCCTTGAAGGCGGACGAATCGAGGGCTTTACCATCCATTGTCTTGCCACGAATCGCGAATGGCTGCCCCACGGCATCCAGACGGCGGATCGCACCGTTGGCCTTATCGGCCAGGGCAGTGCCAGAGAACTCGCCACGAATTCGACCAAACCATTTCTTGGCATCGTCTTCTTCGCCTGCGAACTCGTGAGCGATTGCCAACTGCATCATCGCCTCAGCAGCTTCCGGGCTCTTAGGATAGGTTTCGATGAACCCTTCCAGCTTTTCGAGCCAGGCATCCTGAATCTTGGCGTAGTCTGCCTTCGGATCCTGGAACTGCAGCGCGTATTCCGCCGACATCTCACGGAAGCGGACATAAGCAGCCAGTTCCGTCTTTGGAGCGCGAGCTTCGACCTGATTGGCCAGCGATTGAAGCTGGTCGAGACCCTGGGTCAGTTCGCCGGTCTGAATCCCGCCACTTAGAGCGTCTGCTAACTGCTTGATCCAATTCTCTCGCATTTCGTCGTCGTTGGCGGCTGCGATCACCTTCTTAATCACTTCCACACGCTGCAATGCGATCTGCTCGCGCTGCTCAGGCGTCGCGGCTTGACCCATCTTTTGATCGAGGGTTTCCAGCGAGTTCAGGATCTCCTGCATTTCGGCACCCATGCCCATGCCACCCTGACCAGCCGCCGGCGAACCGCTGTAACTGACCGAGAAGAAGTAGCCCTGAGTATTGGCAGCCACGTCGCCATTGCCACCGGTATAGACCGGCGAACCGATCAGACGCCAGGCATCACCAACGCGAACCAGCGTGCCAAGTTCGACCTGACCATGCTCGCCACCACTTTCCAGGACGGCGATCGCGTTTTCATAGACAACCAGATCCTGGGTGACGCCTTCGGCACCCGCAGGAACGACACCGGGACGCGTGGCCCCGAAGTGCACCCACTTGGTTCCCTTACCAATGGCCTTTTGCTGACGAACCCAGGCCGAAAACTCCTGGACGCCGTTTTGAACCTTCTTAGTTACGTCTTGAGCCCGGGCACCGGTCAGCCCCAGCGACTTCAATTCCGAGTCACTGGGCAGTAAGGCGGCGAAACGATCGGCATCGCCTGCCTTGGCCGCTTCGACCAGTTCCGCCGAGACTTCTTCGGCCGAAATCATCTTCCACTGGTCCACGACGCCATCTTCGTCTTTATCCAAACCCCAGCGGGTTCCAGCCATGCCCAACCAGCGATACTGGTCTGCTTTGCCGTTGAAGTCGGTATCGATGTCGCGATAGACCTCGACGCCGTCCTTATAGTACGACCAGAGATCGACCTTCTTATCGTTATTGGTATCGAGGAAGACCCGCAGCCGCTCGCCACTTGGCCCAGTCACGACCCA
Encoded here:
- a CDS encoding redoxin domain-containing protein; this encodes MMSHKARWAMALGVGMVCSSSAVAAGPSAEQALALQPIQANVDFQRPEPNEIPKCNIAAEKVGEATGWVVTGPSGERLRVFLDTNNDKKVDLWSYYKDGVEVYRDIDTDFNGKADQYRWLGMAGTRWGLDKDEDGVVDQWKMISAEEVSAELVEAAKAGDADRFAALLPSDSELKSLGLTGARAQDVTKKVQNGVQEFSAWVRQQKAIGKGTKWVHFGATRPGVVPAGAEGVTQDLVVYENAIAVLESGGEHGQVELGTLVRVGDAWRLIGSPVYTGGNGDVAANTQGYFFSVSYSGSPAAGQGGMGMGAEMQEILNSLETLDQKMGQAATPEQREQIALQRVEVIKKVIAAANDDEMRENWIKQLADALSGGIQTGELTQGLDQLQSLANQVEARAPKTELAAYVRFREMSAEYALQFQDPKADYAKIQDAWLEKLEGFIETYPKSPEAAEAMMQLAIAHEFAGEEDDAKKWFGRIRGEFSGTALADKANGAIRRLDAVGQPFAIRGKTMDGKALDSSAFKGRPVLVHYWATWCEPCKDDMAIMRQMQAKYGARGFQLVGVSLDSSEDELKQFLTANRLPWPQLYEEGGLDSRYALEMGVLTLPTMILIGPDGKVVSRSLHISQLDTELGKLIK